A stretch of the Enoplosus armatus isolate fEnoArm2 chromosome 13, fEnoArm2.hap1, whole genome shotgun sequence genome encodes the following:
- the exoc3l2a gene encoding exocyst complex component 3 translates to MPILKKLPGRSKSCHEFPRVNGELILPRLDLDLRDLNDLNDLKELNDLKDLNKNLNPFEDVDLDEEERNGGDMGLIMGEVRGNLHLRSSRDGEEEENEVNAERHGAGNPKGKPLRGTLERICGVSPLKTLGKLGKGLRISGRNVWGNNSPHYSPGDSNSLPPEREKKKGLRRSSEGIMTLLRFTGRRKEERRESLPCGNLSTDSEAEASRRPSFLKMVSLGKLKRESMSDKVSQETEEEAVEEEPVVKTRDPLSVLEILQLVNHRDLLLADTHIQELERECELLSLLPTTATPTLTPTLYDSFSSNVTLDSSRRKAKDVELLYEALQREMWDVVRESLRQPSAGPNLGLVVLVIQQEEHADAAWALREETKPDLEGPQIQPSQRPRRLKMKWRQAVAEAADWSLPHQVDTQAGQLASYLERLRGRMVDDLDAAKRNAVSIYPEEFAAFQVYLESYHRAVAKRLRTITSGPLQITDVYSLLDWFYNIYNRDVLGTISTTTAISYALLEPILPQDTVDRLEQDCISIVREKVTIELIQVLDEEERRWAQTLHIEEYQSHLARSVIQRLKVDLDRSTSVNQFLGARVARCSLIGLADFLYNFQRKAEMFHETQAEFGDRGDGYVSRTIALVNCCPPLRSLVERCRQCDPQGSEESAQRANSSLDRIINQSVRVLTDRLFEHIRPFFDKLIKRKWLNNTEAFEAIEASIKQHFKKFRRMDSPPYQTLVGEVHRRVLVEYVRAIMRGRVICTSSKMRKRMAFRLQDEAKQLKGLFKDLESSSSWLDSIICHLADIILLEDTPSIQMEVAVLVKEFPDIRKKHVSTLLNIRGMMRQAERQEILNIVKDFECSNALMCRDHALFSDIPITSEVHCISLGLLRLAMTVSNWFSEHRLRRNRRTSAKTPQPAESQNVEDVEAGNGAPAGDDEDDECGCHRGGGASDKDIRRKNQNLLVFVPKIGSWRPRANLGVLQIIKARTPTTAAWGSTALRSDEGGMWTLRLCASAIFGEFMLIYAQTYAGDTGSGLCCVGPASVSDVAHLGCVKPRAVRQIGREEMRFDFQNKSGTFAGFAELGH, encoded by the exons ATGCCCATTCTGAAGAAGCTCCCCGGTAGGTCCAAGAGCTGCCACGAGTTCCCCAGAGTGAACGGTGAACTGATCCTCCCCCGGCTGGACTTGGACCTCAGGGACTTGAATGATCTCAATGATCTGAAGGAGCTGAACGACCTAAAGGATCTGAACAAGAACCTGAACCCCTTTGAGGATGTGGAtctggatgaggaggagagaaatggaggtGACATGGGTCTCATCATGGGGGAGGTCAGGGGTAACCTCCACCTCAGGTCCTCCCGcgatggagaagaggaggaaaacgaGGTGAACGCAGAAAGGCACGGGGCAGGGAATCCTAAAGGGAAGCCCCTCAGGGGGACCCTGGAGCGGATCTGTGGGGTGTCGCCCCTCAAAACCCTTGGAAAACTGGGGAAGGGGCTCCGCATATCGGGACGCAATGTATGGGGGAACAACTCCCCCCACTATAGCCCCGGAGACTCAAACAGTCTCCCacctgagagggagaaaaagaaaggactACGCAGGAGCTCCGAAGGAATTATGACCCTGCTCCG CTTTACAGGTCGACGTAAGGAGGAGCGCAGAGAAAGCCTGCCCTGTGGAAACCTGAGCACAGACAGTGAGGCGGAGGCTTCCAGGCGGCCCTCCTTCCTCAAGATGGTCAGTCTGGGCAAGCTCAAGAGGGAATCCATGTCAGACAAGGTGTCCCAAGAGACTGAGGAggaagcagtggaggaggagccAGTGGTCAAAACCAGAGATCCCCTCTCAG TACTGGAGATTCTACAGTTGGTCAACCACAGGGACCTTCTCCTGGccgacacacacattcaggagCTGGAGCGAGAGTGTGAACTGCTGTCTCTCCTGCCGACCACAGCTACTCCCACCCTTACTCCTACCCTTT ATGACTCCTTCAGCTCCAATGTAACACTGGACTCTAGCCGGCGGAAGGCTAAGGATGTGGAGCTCCTGTACGAGGCCTTGCAGAGGGAAATGTGGGATGTAGTGCGGGAGTCCCTCCGCCAGCCCAGCGCTGGTCCCAACCTTgggctggtggtgctggtgatCCAACAGGAGGAGCATGCTGATGCTGCCTGGGCCCTGAGAGAGGAGACTAAACCAGACCTAGAGGGCCCCCAGATCCAGCCGAGCCAGCGTCCCCGGCGACTGAAGATGAAGTGGAGGCAGGCTGTGGCGGAGGCCGCAGACTGGAGCCTGCCACATCAGGTAGACACCCAGGCGGGCCAGCTGGCCTCATACCTCGAGCGCCTGAGGGGTCGGATGGTGGATGACCTGGATGCAGCGAAGAGGAATGCTGTCTCCATTTACCCAGAGGAGTTTGCTGCCTTCCAGGTGTATCTGGAAAGTTACCATCGAGCTGTGGCCAAACGTCTTCGGACCATTACCAGCGGCCCACTGCAGATCACAGATGTCTACTCGCTGCTGGACTGGTTCTACAACATCTACAACAG GGATGTCCTAGGAACCATCAGTACAACCACAGCCATTAGCTATGCTCTACTGGAACCAATTCTGCCGCAAGACACAGTGGACCGGCTGGAACAAGACTGCATCAGTATCGTTAGG GAGAAGGTGACAATAGAGCTGATTCAGGTCCTGGACGAAGAGGAGAGGCGATGGGCCCAGACTCTGCACATAGAGGAGTATCAGTCCCACCTAGCTCGCTCAGTCATCCAG AGGCTGAAGGTGGACTTGGACAGATCTACATCTGTGAACCAGTTTCTAGGGGCACGAGTGGCTCGCTGTAGTCTCATTGGACTGGCTGACTTTCTCTACAA TTTCCAGAGGAAGGCGGAGATGTTTCATGAGACTCAGGCAGAATTTGGAGATCGAGGGGACGGATATGTTTCCAGGACCATAGCTCTGGTCAACTGTTGCCCTCCTCTCAG ATCCTTAGTGGAGCGCTGCAGGCAGTGTGACCCACAAGGCAGCGAGGAGTCAGCCCAGAGAGCCAACTCCTCCCTGGACAGGATCATTAACCAGTCAGTGAGGgtgctgactgacagactgtttGAGCACATCAGG CCTTTCTTTGACAAACTGATAAAGAGAAAATGGCTGAACAACACAGAGGCCTTTGAGGCCATTGAAGCCAGCATTAAACAGCACTTCAAGAAGTTCAGAAGGATGGACTCTCCACCTTATCAG ACGCTGGTGGGCGAGGTGCACCGGCGGGTCCTGGTGGAGTATGTCCGAGCCATCATGCGTGGACGGGTCATCTGCACATCTTccaagatgaggaagaggatggcTTTCCGCCTGCAAGATGAGGCCAAACAGCTGAAAGGACTCTTTAAGGATCTG GAATCAAGTTCGTCCTGGTTGGACAGCATCATCTGCCACCTGGCTGACATCATTCTTCTGGAGGACACTCCTTCCATCCAGATGGAGGTTGCTGTCCTGGTGAAAGAGTTTCCAGATATACg GAAGAAGCACGTCTCCACCCTGCTGAACATACGAGGGATGATGCGGCAGGCGGAGCGCCAGGAGATCCTCAACATCGTCAAAGACTTTGAGTGCAGCAATGCCCTCATGTGCCGGGACCACGCCCTCTTTTCCGACATCCCCATCACCTCAGAGGTGCACTGCATCAGCCTGGGTCTCCTCCGCCTCGCCATGACTGTCTCCAACTGGTTCTCAGAGCACCGCCTGAGGCGGAACCGCAGGACGAGCGCCAAAACACCTCAACCTGCTGAGAGCCAGAACGTGGAAGAC GTGGAAGCTGGAAACGGAGCTCCTGCTggggatgatgaggatgatgaatgTGGctgccacagaggaggaggagcctcTGATAAAGACATCAGGAGGAAGAACCAGAACCTGCTGGTTTTTGTGCCCAAAATAGGCTCATGGCGACCCAGAGCCAACCTGGGTGTTCTTCAGATCATAAAAGCTAGGACCCCTACCACAGCGGCGTGGGGTTCCACTGCTCTCCGCTCAGATGAAGGAGGGATGTGGACGCTGAGGCTCTGCGCTTCGGCCATTTTTGGAGAGTTTATGCTAATTTACGCACAAACCTACGCCGGTGACACCGGCAGCggcttgtgttgtgttgggcCTGCGAGCGTCTCGGATGTGGCGCATCTCGGCTGCGTCAAGCCGCGTGCGGTGAGGCAGATCGGGCGGGAAGAGATGCgatttgattttcaaaataaaagcggaACGTTCGCAGGCTTCGCAGAATTGGGGCACTGA
- the mark4a gene encoding MAP/microtubule affinity-regulating kinase 4 isoform X3, whose translation MSSRSALPSGNDRSTGDHHVSLGASRSDKATSQSSRSLGARCRNSIASCSDEQPHIGNYRLLKTIGKGNFAKVKLARHILTGKEVAIKIIDKTQLNPTSLQKLFREVRIMKGLNHPNIVQLFEVIETDKTLYLIMEYASGGEVFDYLVSHGRMKEVEARAKFRQIVSAVHYCHTKNIVHRDLKAENLLLDADANIKIADFGFSNEFTLGNKLDTFCGSPPYAAPELFQGKKYDGPEVDVWSLGVILYTLVSGSLPFDGQNLKELRERVLRGKYRVPFYMSTDCEGILRRFLVLNPAKRCTLEQVMKDKWINSGYDGDDLKPHIEPVEDYSDPARIEVMVGMGFTPEEIKDSLLNQKYNEVTATYLLLGRKGDEASEARTASSLSLARVRPSPITNGTNKHSSATGSSSSSTSSSHSKTQRSASTYHRQRRHSDFCGPSMPVMHPKRSPTSTGDRELREGRMPSRKASCSVMGSHSLPPSSPMVSSANNPNKSEIPDRRKDMTATTNNIPGSAMTRRNTYVCTDRSGADRHSLLQNGKDNSSLGHRMPAASPSTLSIAGAGAASSSSSSDRCRLTRGSTIRSTFHGGQLRDRGPPVYSAPPTSPTLSHHDASPLPHARTRATSNLFTKLTSKLTRRVNLDPSKRQGSNKSVSGCTLPQGSKTVRSQMNLRESGDLRSQVAIYLGIKKRPSPGPSDVAGI comes from the exons atgtccTCTCGATCTGCATTACCGTCTGGAAACGACAGGAGTACCGGAGACCAT CATGTGTCACTGGGGGCCAGCCGCTCAGACAAGGCCACCAGCCAGTCCAGCCGCTCGCTGGGCGCCCGGTGCAGGAACTCCATCGCCTCCTGCTCCGACGAGCAGCCGCACATCGGCAACTACCGACTGCTCAAGACCATCGGCAAGGGAAACTTTGCCAAGGTCAAGCTGGCCCGCCACATCCTGACGGGCAAGGAG GTTGCAATAAAAATCATTGACAAAACTCAGTTGAACCCAACCAGCCTACAAAAG CTCTTTCGGGAGGTACGAATAATGAAAGGCTTAAATCACCCCAACATAG TGCAGCTGTTTGAGGTGATTGAGACTGATAAGACCCTTTACCTAATCATGGAGTACGCCAGTGGAG GTGAAGTGTTTGACTACCTCGTGTCTCACGGCAGAATGAAGGAGGTTGAAGCCAGAGCCAAATTCCGACAG ATTGTTTCCGCTGTCCACTACTGCCACACGAAGAACATCGTCCACCGAGATTTGAAG GCGGAGAACCTTCTGCTGGATGCCGACGCCAACATCAAGATCGCCGACTTCGGCTTCAGCAACGAGTTCACGCTGGGCAACAAGCTGGACACGTTCTGTGGCTCGCCGCCCTACGCTGCTCCCGAGCTTTTCCAGGGCAAGAAGTATGACGGGCCCGAGGTGGACGTCTGGAGCCTCGGAGTCATCCTCTACACGCTGGTCAGCGGCTCGCTGCCCTTTGACGGGCAGAACCTGAAG GAGCTGAGGGAGCGCGTGCTGAGGGGAAAGTACCGCGTGCCCTTCTACATGTCCACAGACTGTGAGGGGATCCTTCGCCGATTTCTGGTGCTCAACCCTGCCAAGCGCTGCACCCTGGAG CAAGTCATGAAGGACAAGTGGATAAATTCAGGGTACGATGGGGACGACCTGAAGCCCCATATAGAACCTGTTGAAGACTACAGTGATCCAGCTCGCATAG AGGTGATGGTCGGGATGGGCTTCACCCCCGAGGAAATCAAGGACTCCCTGCTCAATCAGAAATACAACGAGGTCACCGCCACCTACTTGCTGCTGGGCCGCAAAGGCGAC GAGGCCAGCGAGGCTCGCACGGCTAGCAGCCTATCCCTGGCGAGGGTACGACCCAGCCCCATCACCAACGGGACCAACAAGCACTCCTCAGCCAccggctcctcttcctcctccacctcctcctcacacagcaAGACCCAGCGCAGTGCCTCCACCTACCACAGGCAGCGGCGACACAGCGACTTCT GCGGGCCCTCCATGCCCGTCATGCACCCCAAACGGAGCCCGACCAGCACGGGCGACCGTGAGCTGCGGGAGGGGCGGATGCCTTCGCGTAAGGCCAGTTGCAGCGTGATGGGGAGCCACAGCCTCCCCCCCTCCAGCCCGATGGTCAGCAGTGCCAACAACCCAAACAAGTCTGAGATCCCAGACCGCCGCAAAGACATGACTGCCACCACG AATAACATCCCTGGAAGCGCCATGACACGCCGGAACACGTACGTGTGCACAGACCGATCGGGCGCTGACAGGCACTCTCTTCTGCAGAACGGCAAAGACAACAG cTCCCTGGGCCACCGCATGCCCGCAGCGTCCCCCTCCACGCTGAGCATTGCCGGGGCCGgagctgcctcctcctcttcctcttcagacCGGTGCCGCCTGACTCGAGGCTCCACAATCCGCAGCACCTTTCACGGGGGACAGCTGAGGGACCGCGGGCCCCCGGTCTACTCAGCCCCACCCACTTCACCCACCTTGTCCCACCACGACGCAAGTCCTCTGCCCCACGCCCGCACCAGGGCGACCTCCAACCTCTTCACCAAGCTGACCTCGAAACTCACTCGCAG